Proteins encoded by one window of Sorex araneus isolate mSorAra2 chromosome 3, mSorAra2.pri, whole genome shotgun sequence:
- the CARD14 gene encoding caspase recruitment domain-containing protein 14, whose amino-acid sequence MGELHRTDSALTALDEDVLWEMLDGQRQRLVCSVSPSRLTPYLRQARVLGQLDEEEVLYSPQLTNTAMRVGHLLDLLKARGKNGAIAFLESLKFHNPDIYTLLTGLQPDVDGGSFSGLMETSKLTECLAGAISSLQEELGQEKGQKEALRAQCRRLQERLDLAEARVQGLSQLEAEHDRVKRELSTHFHEVLKLKDQLLGLSLQHGHALREKELASSRCRRLQEELYLAQQELQREKLSSTCEREFRERALGLGTAPDGQEAWEESRRRPALTFSLVEKDILEQSLDEALESKQELVDRIHSLRARAVAAETHRKQCWEEKEQTLLRFQKAQVDCEIYREQASTLQSQVAELQKERDQAYSARDGAQLEISQRLTEKDALRRRVCELSHEVCELRQELRRLRAEAPYPVRQDAGGREPGPRGKQRLVRMFALCPRGEDGDSDGGCPSASELWSDLTATSSRKLASSFCSSSPLPPSQLSLCRRGADFWEEPWASSDFPEVQEANLGSSLGTKGDTDLDYEIVDRADLPESESSLQPPSTALDASASTQVRRRRPACKAPAHPTVLAFQGRGLLEQISVVGGNLTGIFIHRVTPGSAADQMALRPGTQILMVESEAADPVFKAGLEETTLEQALRLLGRVAGFCRLSVRRNTDGYKKLLQELEARAVTSGDSFYIRANLAIAEQAAGALPVRCNDILHVTDTVFQGRACWHATRVDPYSTQGSERGTIPNYAGAQRLLLALIQDLAQQSGSARKPPGGAQKVVRIISADRAEVSPPCSAFDGTQRDPGRAEGEMGWGAVAPPGSQALRAWTDGVGGRPLAQAWVGQG is encoded by the exons ATGGGGGAGCTGCACCGCACCGACTCGGCGCTGACGGCCCTGGACGAGGACGTGCTGTGGGAGATGCTGGACGGGCAGCGGCAGCGGCTCGTGTGCAGCGTGTCCCCCAGCCGCCTGACCCCCTACCTGCGGCAGGCGCGCGTGCTGGGCCAGCTGGACGAGGAGGAGGTGCTGTACAGCCCGCAGCTCACCAACACGGCCATGCGCGTGG GGCACCTACTGGACCTGCTGAAGGCGCGCGGGAAGAACGGGGCCATCGCCTTCCTGGAGAGCCTCAAGTTCCACAACCCCGACATCTACACGCTGCTCACGGGGCTGCAGCCCGACGTGGACGGCGGCAGCTTCAGCG GGCTCATGGAGACGTCCAAGCTGACGGAGTGTCTGGCGGGGGCCATCAGCAGCCTGCAGGAGGAGCTGGGCCAGGAGAAGGGGCAGAAGGAGGCCCTGCGGGCGCAGTGCCGGCGGCTCCAGGAGCGCCTGGACCTGGCGGAGGCCCGCGTGCAGGGCCTGAGCCAGCTGGAGGCCGAGCACGACCGCGTGAAGCGGGAGCTCAGCACCCACTTCCACGAGGTGCTGAAGCTCAAGGACCAGCTGCTCGGGCTCTCGCTGCAGCACGGACACGCGCTGCGCGAGAAGGAGCTGGCCAGCTCGCGCTGCCGCCGGCTGCAGGAGGAG cTGTACCTGGCCCAGCAGGAGCTACAGCGCGAGAAGCTCTCCTCCACGTGCGAGCGGGAATTCCGAGAGCGCGCCCTGGGGCTGGGCACAGCGCCCGACGGCCAGGAGGCGTGGGAGGAGAGCAGGAGGCGGCCGGCCCTGACCTTCAGCCTG GTGGAGAAGGACATCCTGGAGCAGAGCCTGGACGAGGCGCTGGAGAGCAAGCAGGAGCTGGTGGACCGCATCCACTCGCTGAGGGCGCGGGCCGTGGCCGCCGAGACGCATCGCAAACAG TGctgggaggagaaggagcagacGCTGCTGCGCTTCCAGAAGGCCCAGGTGGACTGCGAGATCTACCGGGAGCAGGCGAGCACCCTGCAGAGCCAGGTGGCCGAGCTGCAGAAGGAGCGGGACCAG GCCTACTCTGCGAGGGACGGCGCCCAGCTGGAGATCTCGCAGAGGCTGACGGAGAAGGACGCGCTTCGCCGGCGTGTCTGCGAGCTGAGCCACGAGGTCTGTGAGCTGCGCCAGGAGCTGCGGCGGCTGCGGGCCGAGGCGCCGT ACCCTGTCCGGCAGGACGCAGGGGGCAGGGAGCCCGGCCCCAGGGGGAAGCAGAGGCTGGTGCGCATGTTCGCCCTCTGCCCTCGCGGTGAGGACGGTGACAGTGACGGGGGCTGTCCCAGCGCCTCCGAG CTCTGGTCTGACCTGACTGCCACGTCCAGCCGCAAGCTGGCGTCCAGCTTCTGCTccagcagccccctgccccccagccagcTGTCCCTGTGCAGACGGGGGGCGGACTTCTGGGAGGAGCCCTGGGCCTCCAG TGACTTCCCGGAGgtgcaggaggccaacctgggAAGCTCCCTGGGCACAAAGGGGGACACAGACCTGGATTATGAGATCGTGGACAGGGCAG ACCTCCCCGAGTCGGAGAGCAGCCTGCAGCCACCGTCCACGGCCCTTGATGCCTCGGCCAG CACGCaggtgcggcggcggcggccggcctgcaaggcccctgcccaccccacggTGCTGGCCTTCCAGGGCCGAGGCCTGCTGGAGCAGATCAGCGTCGTCGGCGGGAACCTCACGGGCATCTTCATCCACCGTGTCACGCCAGGCTCCGCAGCGGACCAGATGGCTCTGCGCCCCGGCACCCAGATCCTGATG GTGGAGAGCGAAGCTGCCGACCCCGTGTTCAAGGCTGGCCTGGAGGAGACGACGCTGGAGCAGGCGCTGCGCCTCCTCGGGCGCGTGGCGGGCTTCTGCAGGCTGTCCGTGAGGCGCAACACGGACG GGTACAAGAAGCTGCTGCAGGAGCTGGAGGCCCGGGCGGTCACCTCGGGGGACTCATTCTACATCCGGGCCAACCTGGCCATAGCGGAGCAGGCGGCCGGAGCACTTCCCGTGCGCTGCAATGACATCCTGCATGTCACCGACACCGTGTTCCAGGGCCGCGCCTGCTGGCACGCCACCCGCGTGGATCCCTACAGCACCCAGGGCTCCGAGCGCGGCACCATCCCCAACTACGCTGG GGCCCAGCGGCTGCTGCTCGCCCTGATCCAGGACCTGGCGCAGCAGAGCGGAAGCGCCCGCAAG cctccAGGGGGCGCCCAGAAGGTGGTCCGCATCATCAGCGCGGACAGAGCTGAGGTGAGCCCGCCGTGCTCGGCCTTCGATGGGACCCAGCGAGACCCCGGCAGGGCGGAaggtgagatggggtggggggctgtggcccCTCCTGGCAGCCAGGCCCTGCGGGCGTGGACAGATGGAGTTGGAGGGAGGCCCTTGGCCCAGGcatgggtggggcaggggtga
- the LOC129403553 gene encoding caspase recruitment domain-containing protein 14-like, giving the protein MDSRGGRLLRGVGSASSGGGGVGVAPQASLQGVVWPPEHLSQEECATLSQRGEVVLERGAPGSPCGLTRRAMEALMEKNVHAVLDVGVASARALHGMDIFPIILHVSINEKAAKRLRKVLQRLGSCEEQLLEAARQEEGELDAAPCLASSLAPDGWGDLDGLLGCVRQAVAQEQKKLVWVEQGPAAPWRPR; this is encoded by the exons ATGGACTCCCGGGGTGGTCGCctgctgaggggggtggggagcgctTCCTCCGGAGGTGGCGGTGTGGGCGTGGCCCCGCAGGCCTCGCTGCAGGGTGTGGTGTGGCCGCCAGAGCACCTGAGCCAGGAGGAGTGCGCGACCCTCAGCCAGCGAGGAGAGGTGGTCCTGGAGCGGGGGGCGCCTGGCAGCCCCTGCGGCCTCACCCGCCGAGCCATGGAGGCCCTCATGGAGAAG AATGTGCACGCCGTCCTGGACGTGGGCGTGGCCAGTGCCCGCGCCCTGCACGGGATGGACATCTTCCCCATCATTCTCCACGTCTCCATCAATGAGAAGGCAGCCAAGAGGCTGAG GAAGGTCCTGCAGAGACTGGGCAGCTGCGAGGAGCAGCTCCTGGAGGCGGCCCGGCAGGAGGAGGGCGAGCTGGACGCGGCTCCCTGCCTGGCCAGCAGCCTGGCCCCCGACGGCTGGGGCGACCTGGACGGCCTGCTGGGCTGCGTGCGCCAGGCCGTGGCCCAGGAGCAGAAGAAGCTGGTGTGGGTCGAGCAaggccctgctgccccctggAGACCCCGCTGA